The following proteins are encoded in a genomic region of Cervus elaphus chromosome 15, mCerEla1.1, whole genome shotgun sequence:
- the LOC122708685 gene encoding eukaryotic translation initiation factor 1-like: MSAIQNLHSFDPFADASKGDDLLPAGTEDYIHIRIQQRNGRKTLTTVQGIADDYDKKKLVKAFKKKFACSGTVIEHPEYGEVIQLQGDQCKNICQFLVEIGVAKDDQLKVHGF, encoded by the coding sequence ATGTCCGCTATCCAGAACCTCCACTCTTTTGACCCCTTTGCTGATGCAAGTAAGGGTGATGATCTGCTTCCTGCTGGCACTGAGGATTATATCCATATAAGAATTCAACAGAGAAACGGCAGGAAGACCCTTACTACTGTCCAAGGGATCGCTGATGATTACGATAAAAAGAAACTAGTGAAGGCGTTTAAGAAGAAATTTGCCTGCAGTGGTACTGTAATTGAGCATCCAGAATATGGAGAAGTAATTCAGCTACAGGGTGACCAGTGCAAGAACATATGCCAGTTCCTGGTAGAGATTGGAGTGGCTAAGGATGACCAGCTGAAGGTTCATGGGTTTTAA